A window of the Yersinia rochesterensis genome harbors these coding sequences:
- a CDS encoding PAAR domain-containing protein — MSTGYWIVKGDKTSCGGIVHEGMAERTFANNPVAVNGSKVSCGKHPGSYSVGGGHPGEIVHGHYVASTLYSRSTCPCKAFFIPSQTWASHGPYQGGLQAAASRSVVDSSVAEPQQFAQSAKKTNLPPYLTGDKAPSEFVPDYPVLRNTRDLPDLKVRDLLRNNNHDIMFLTAEEAYEVLADWGTYQKGWVDITQSPLGEVVVNYGTNIKDVVTTSKLIVDLGGLGIQATMYINHKGTELIKLTGYPGIRKVLNAPVFAAKNPKVVDLGIGKYGLNNSIVQGARLTFYVAAAFRTLDYILNDEVSLAKFIGSLATDIVKIGLSSGAAWLGGTIATVFFASALAPVVVAVTVGFFAAIGLNALDEKFGITDKLIELIEKSQQDIAQKANDLKQGIVDIVALEMDAMLDKGIEFTQYEMRKYIKNVMSELIRGHF, encoded by the coding sequence ATGTCAACCGGATATTGGATAGTTAAAGGCGATAAAACCAGTTGTGGCGGGATAGTACATGAGGGGATGGCAGAGAGGACATTTGCTAATAACCCGGTCGCTGTGAATGGCAGTAAAGTCTCGTGCGGGAAACACCCCGGCAGCTACAGCGTGGGTGGAGGGCATCCGGGCGAGATAGTACATGGGCATTATGTCGCCAGTACGCTATATAGCCGTTCAACTTGCCCGTGCAAAGCTTTTTTTATTCCGTCACAGACGTGGGCATCTCATGGCCCTTATCAGGGAGGGCTACAGGCCGCCGCTTCCCGTTCAGTGGTAGATTCGTCAGTGGCCGAGCCACAGCAGTTCGCCCAGTCAGCCAAAAAAACCAATCTACCGCCGTATCTTACTGGCGATAAAGCTCCCTCCGAATTTGTACCTGATTATCCAGTACTGCGTAATACAAGGGATTTGCCCGATTTAAAAGTCCGTGATTTATTACGCAACAATAATCATGACATTATGTTCCTGACGGCAGAAGAAGCCTATGAAGTACTAGCCGATTGGGGAACATATCAAAAAGGTTGGGTTGATATTACCCAAAGCCCATTAGGTGAGGTTGTCGTAAACTACGGAACAAATATCAAGGATGTGGTCACGACATCAAAACTTATTGTTGATCTCGGTGGTTTGGGTATTCAGGCGACAATGTATATCAATCATAAAGGCACTGAGTTAATTAAATTAACCGGATATCCAGGAATCCGTAAAGTACTTAATGCTCCAGTATTTGCGGCTAAAAATCCCAAGGTTGTTGATTTAGGTATTGGTAAATATGGTTTGAATAATTCAATTGTACAGGGAGCCCGATTAACATTCTATGTGGCTGCGGCTTTCAGAACGCTTGATTATATTCTTAATGACGAAGTCTCCTTAGCTAAATTTATCGGCAGTTTAGCAACTGATATTGTTAAGATAGGATTATCCTCTGGTGCAGCATGGCTTGGGGGAACTATAGCCACAGTATTCTTTGCATCAGCCCTTGCTCCAGTAGTTGTTGCTGTGACTGTTGGTTTTTTTGCTGCAATAGGTCTAAACGCTCTTGATGAAAAATTTGGCATAACAGATAAACTTATTGAGTTAATTGAAAAGTCACAACAAGATATTGCACAGAAAGCTAATGATTTAAAACAAGGGATTGTTGACATTGTTGCTCTTGAAATGGATGCAATGCTTGATAAGGGAATTGAATTTACTCAATATGAAATGAGAAAATACATTAAAAATGTAATGTCTGAGTTAATTAGAGGGCATTTTTGA
- a CDS encoding ABC transporter permease, whose translation MKALRRKWQGLPRGLVVLITTLVIYIPLSFIVIQSFLSAPFFSPAKVLSFEAFRFIFADPDFYKALKSGFILAFGLVVIAIPLGGILAFLMVRTDLPGRRIIEPLILVPIFVSPMVLAFGYVVAVGPVGFMSLWAETLLGVVPWNIYAMSSIVVIAGLTHVPHAYLYISSALRSVGSDVEEAARTAGASPLQVMSSVSLPMVRPSILYATVLLFFLGLEVFGLMLVLGDPEGNLVLATYLYQLTNKLGTPSYHLMAAVAVVLICITIPLVMLQRVLMRTANRFVTVKGKAAQARLLPLGKWRWVAGGVVAFWLTVTIGVPLLGVVLRAFVSNWGVGISIWDELSIETFRTIWQQPNLLRAIVNSMAIGVFGGALAVICYLFIGIAMHRKPDGVTRFLDYSVLVPRAVPGLLAGLAFLWVFLFLPMWLDNSLKEGWLSVLPMAEWLREHLVVWLRSLRSTIFSVWLAYTVVWMAYGLRLISSTLLQVGPELEEAARSNGASRGQVTRHVTIPLARYGLIGSWLLMFLIFEREYSTGVYLLSPGTETIGSMLVSLWAAGAIDIVAALSFINILLVVLGLGVALRFGVKLND comes from the coding sequence ATGAAAGCATTGCGCAGAAAGTGGCAGGGCTTGCCGCGCGGCTTGGTAGTGTTGATAACAACATTGGTTATTTACATACCGCTGTCATTTATTGTTATTCAAAGTTTCCTTTCAGCCCCTTTCTTCTCACCCGCCAAAGTGCTCAGCTTCGAAGCATTCCGCTTTATTTTTGCTGATCCTGATTTTTATAAGGCACTGAAAAGCGGATTTATTCTGGCCTTCGGGCTGGTGGTTATTGCTATTCCGCTCGGGGGGATCCTGGCCTTTCTGATGGTCAGGACGGACTTACCGGGGCGGCGGATAATAGAACCCTTAATTTTGGTGCCTATTTTTGTTTCCCCGATGGTGCTGGCGTTTGGTTACGTGGTGGCGGTCGGGCCGGTGGGCTTTATGTCCTTGTGGGCGGAAACCTTACTGGGCGTGGTGCCGTGGAATATTTATGCCATGTCCAGCATTGTGGTGATTGCCGGCTTAACGCATGTTCCCCATGCTTATTTGTATATCTCATCGGCATTACGCAGTGTGGGTTCTGATGTTGAAGAAGCCGCGCGCACGGCGGGGGCCTCTCCTCTACAGGTCATGAGTTCGGTGAGTTTGCCGATGGTGCGCCCGTCAATCCTCTATGCCACGGTATTACTGTTCTTCCTCGGGCTGGAAGTGTTTGGGCTGATGTTGGTATTGGGTGATCCTGAGGGCAACCTGGTGCTGGCAACTTATCTCTACCAGTTGACCAATAAACTGGGTACTCCGTCCTACCATCTAATGGCCGCGGTTGCCGTGGTGCTTATCTGCATCACTATTCCGTTAGTGATGTTACAGCGCGTATTGATGCGCACCGCTAATCGTTTCGTGACAGTCAAAGGCAAAGCTGCTCAGGCGCGACTCTTACCATTGGGCAAATGGCGTTGGGTGGCGGGGGGCGTGGTGGCCTTTTGGCTAACCGTCACTATTGGCGTCCCGCTGCTGGGGGTGGTGCTGCGCGCTTTTGTGTCCAACTGGGGGGTGGGGATATCTATCTGGGATGAGTTATCTATCGAGACTTTCCGCACTATTTGGCAGCAACCTAATCTGTTGCGCGCTATCGTCAACTCAATGGCCATCGGGGTGTTCGGCGGTGCGCTGGCGGTTATCTGTTATCTGTTTATCGGCATTGCCATGCACCGCAAGCCGGATGGCGTCACGCGCTTTCTCGACTACAGCGTGCTGGTGCCGCGTGCGGTTCCGGGCTTGCTGGCGGGGCTGGCATTCCTCTGGGTCTTCCTGTTTTTGCCAATGTGGCTGGATAACTCATTGAAAGAGGGCTGGTTATCTGTCTTGCCGATGGCTGAATGGTTGCGGGAACATCTGGTGGTGTGGCTCCGTTCTTTGCGCAGCACCATCTTCAGCGTTTGGTTGGCCTACACCGTGGTGTGGATGGCCTATGGTCTACGGCTGATTTCCTCGACATTGCTACAAGTGGGGCCAGAGTTGGAAGAAGCGGCGCGCAGCAATGGGGCCAGCCGGGGCCAGGTCACTCGCCATGTCACCATTCCGTTAGCCCGCTATGGTCTGATTGGCTCGTGGTTGCTGATGTTCTTGATTTTTGAGCGCGAATATTCCACCGGGGTTTATCTGCTTTCTCCGGGGACGGAAACGATCGGCTCAATGTTGGTCTCGCTGTGGGCGGCTGGTGCGATTGATATCGTCGCCGCACTCTCTTTTATTAATATCCTGCTGGTGGTGTTGGGGCTGGGTGTTGCATTGCGCTTTGGAGTTAAATTAAATGATTGA
- a CDS encoding tetratricopeptide repeat protein — protein sequence MKHSIDSLKELGRYDDAVAMAQNLLRGDPHNASLLYKIASLYDVQGLELQAIPFYRAAIEHNLAGQELQEAYLGLGSTYRALGLYQESLDTFDRALVSFPQAKEITLFRAMTLYNLGETKEAVATLLILLAETSNHQDISLYQKAIRQYAADLDRIG from the coding sequence ATGAAGCATTCTATTGATTCGCTGAAAGAGTTGGGCCGTTATGATGATGCAGTGGCAATGGCGCAAAACTTACTGCGCGGTGATCCCCATAACGCCAGCCTGCTGTATAAGATTGCCTCGTTGTATGATGTGCAAGGGTTAGAGTTGCAAGCGATCCCCTTCTATCGTGCTGCTATCGAGCATAATCTGGCGGGTCAAGAGTTACAGGAGGCTTATCTGGGGCTGGGTAGCACTTATCGAGCTTTGGGGTTATATCAAGAATCATTGGATACTTTTGATCGCGCGCTGGTGAGTTTCCCACAGGCCAAAGAAATAACCTTGTTCCGGGCGATGACCCTGTACAATCTGGGTGAAACCAAAGAAGCGGTCGCCACCTTATTGATATTGCTGGCTGAAACTTCAAATCATCAGGATATCAGCCTCTACCAGAAAGCCATTCGCCAATATGCTGCTGATCTTGACCGGATTGGCTAA
- a CDS encoding ABC transporter substrate-binding protein — protein sequence MLWKIKVFMISAVALAAFSMSAQSAAQPPVYYPADYQKIVEGAQKEGKVVVYASTDIKAAAPLIKGFEAAYPRIKVEYNDMNSTELYNRYISEQASGSGSGDVVWSSSMDTALKLAIDYAQEYLSPEQQELPTWAVWKNKAYGTTYEPVVFIYNKRLIPPADFPTTHAALAKFIASQPDKFKKKVTTYDIEKSGLGFMLSVQDFKADPNYFATLADMAKGGLTVQSSTGTMMERVSSGENLIGFNLLGSYAEARAKTDPSLGIAYPQDYTLVLSRVIFISKNAGNNNAAKLWLNYVLSEKGQNILANQSDIPSIRNDIDGSNDIDGMTKKLGAALKPIPVDESLLEYMGQAKRLDYIKQWRLAAAK from the coding sequence ATGTTATGGAAGATTAAGGTGTTTATGATCAGCGCAGTGGCACTGGCGGCTTTCTCTATGTCCGCTCAATCCGCAGCGCAACCCCCAGTTTATTACCCCGCTGATTATCAAAAAATTGTAGAAGGTGCCCAAAAGGAGGGCAAAGTGGTGGTGTATGCCTCCACGGATATCAAAGCTGCCGCCCCACTGATTAAGGGTTTTGAAGCCGCCTATCCGAGGATTAAAGTTGAATATAACGACATGAATAGCACCGAGTTATACAACCGTTATATCAGTGAACAAGCATCGGGCAGTGGTAGTGGTGACGTGGTGTGGAGTTCCTCTATGGATACTGCCCTGAAATTGGCGATTGATTATGCGCAGGAATATCTCTCGCCAGAACAGCAAGAATTGCCCACATGGGCGGTATGGAAAAATAAAGCCTATGGCACCACTTACGAGCCGGTGGTGTTTATTTATAACAAGCGGCTGATACCGCCAGCCGACTTCCCAACCACCCACGCCGCCCTGGCCAAATTTATCGCCAGCCAGCCGGATAAATTCAAAAAGAAAGTCACCACCTATGATATTGAAAAGTCAGGTTTAGGATTCATGCTGTCAGTACAGGATTTCAAAGCTGATCCTAACTATTTCGCGACCTTGGCGGATATGGCCAAAGGGGGGCTGACAGTGCAGTCTTCCACCGGCACGATGATGGAAAGAGTGTCATCCGGCGAAAATCTGATTGGTTTCAATCTCCTCGGTTCTTACGCGGAAGCTCGAGCCAAAACCGACCCTTCTCTTGGGATTGCCTACCCGCAGGACTACACCTTGGTGCTGTCGCGCGTCATTTTCATCAGTAAAAATGCAGGCAATAATAATGCGGCCAAACTGTGGCTTAATTATGTGCTATCGGAAAAAGGCCAAAATATTTTGGCTAATCAGTCCGATATTCCTTCTATCCGCAATGATATCGACGGCAGTAATGACATCGACGGGATGACCAAAAAACTGGGGGCGGCACTCAAGCCTATCCCGGTTGATGAAAGTCTCTTGGAATATATGGGGCAGGCTAAGCGTCTGGACTATATCAAGCAATGGCGTCTTGCTGCGGCGAAATAA
- the dapE gene encoding succinyl-diaminopimelate desuccinylase yields MICPVIDLAQQLIKRPSLSPNDAGCQEIMIQRLEAIGFTVEPMNFGDTLNFWAWRGEGKTLAFAGHTDVVPTGDESHWNSPPFEPTIRDGMLYGRGAADMKGSLAAMVVAAERFVAAHPNHQGRLAFMITSDEEAKAINGTVKVVNALMARHERLDYCLVGEPSSTDRVGDVVKNGRRGSITANLHIHGVQGHVAYPHLADNPVHRAMPALNELVATQWDEGNEFFPATSMQIANLHAGTGSNNVIPGEFYVQFNFRFSTELTDSMIKQRVEALLDSYQLNYTLEWVLSGQPFLTARGALVDAVVNAVEHYAEITPQLLTTGGTSDGRFIALMGAQVVELGPVNATIHKVNECVHAADLQLLSRMYQRIMEQLIA; encoded by the coding sequence ATGATCTGTCCGGTAATCGACCTGGCCCAACAATTGATTAAACGCCCGTCGCTCAGCCCAAATGATGCGGGCTGCCAGGAGATCATGATTCAGCGCTTAGAGGCTATCGGCTTTACTGTCGAGCCGATGAATTTTGGTGATACCCTTAATTTCTGGGCATGGCGTGGCGAAGGTAAAACACTGGCGTTTGCCGGCCATACCGACGTGGTTCCTACCGGCGATGAAAGCCACTGGAACAGCCCGCCATTTGAACCGACCATCCGCGATGGCATGCTGTATGGTCGGGGTGCCGCCGATATGAAAGGTTCGCTGGCAGCCATGGTAGTTGCGGCAGAGCGCTTTGTTGCCGCACACCCTAATCATCAAGGCCGGTTGGCATTTATGATTACCTCCGATGAGGAAGCCAAAGCCATTAATGGCACCGTTAAAGTGGTTAACGCCCTGATGGCGCGTCATGAGCGGCTGGATTATTGTCTGGTGGGTGAGCCATCCAGCACCGACCGCGTCGGTGATGTGGTGAAAAATGGCCGCCGCGGTTCAATCACCGCCAACTTGCATATCCATGGTGTTCAAGGGCACGTGGCTTATCCTCATTTGGCTGACAACCCGGTTCACCGCGCGATGCCCGCCCTGAATGAGCTGGTTGCCACGCAATGGGATGAAGGCAATGAGTTTTTCCCCGCTACCAGTATGCAAATCGCCAATTTGCATGCCGGAACGGGCAGTAATAACGTGATCCCCGGTGAGTTCTATGTGCAGTTTAACTTCCGCTTTAGCACTGAACTGACTGACAGCATGATTAAGCAGCGAGTTGAAGCTTTGCTAGACAGCTATCAACTCAATTACACCCTCGAATGGGTATTATCTGGCCAGCCATTCCTGACCGCCCGTGGCGCATTGGTGGATGCCGTGGTCAACGCCGTCGAACATTATGCTGAAATTACGCCACAATTATTGACCACCGGTGGCACCTCCGATGGCCGCTTTATTGCCTTAATGGGCGCGCAGGTGGTTGAGCTGGGGCCGGTCAATGCCACGATCCATAAAGTGAATGAATGCGTTCACGCCGCTGATTTACAACTGCTCAGCCGAATGTATCAGAGAATCATGGAGCAACTCATCGCATGA
- a CDS encoding DUF1240 domain-containing protein, with the protein MEKIPLKMRCIAFSFIVFLLTPLCIFIMYILVDELRDWSESPDILVFSSLSIAAGVIAPLFLIILVIISIEPIFKGRRASIMLQTACSKLLYLLMIIGFVVNLGFNYYYTGKLVEQGYTKCRGIPSGSMPGMATKYAKSESLCYLK; encoded by the coding sequence ATGGAAAAGATACCACTAAAAATGAGATGCATTGCATTTTCTTTTATCGTCTTTCTTCTTACACCACTATGTATTTTCATAATGTATATACTGGTTGATGAGTTAAGAGATTGGTCAGAATCCCCAGACATTCTGGTTTTTTCTTCACTTAGTATAGCCGCCGGAGTAATAGCCCCACTATTTTTAATAATATTAGTCATTATTTCTATTGAACCAATTTTTAAAGGCCGTAGAGCATCGATTATGTTACAAACGGCATGCTCCAAGTTGCTGTATTTATTGATGATTATTGGTTTTGTGGTGAATTTAGGTTTTAATTATTATTATACAGGGAAGTTAGTTGAACAAGGTTATACTAAATGCAGAGGCATACCGTCCGGTTCGATGCCCGGAATGGCGACAAAATATGCAAAATCAGAAAGTTTGTGCTATTTGAAATAA
- a CDS encoding YpfN family protein translates to MHWLADYWWVILIILVGMILNGIKELRRLDHKKFLSNKPEIPPHRDNNAQWDDDDWPDKDKKK, encoded by the coding sequence ATGCATTGGCTAGCTGATTACTGGTGGGTCATTCTTATCATACTTGTCGGCATGATCTTAAATGGCATCAAAGAGTTACGTCGTCTTGATCATAAGAAATTTTTGAGTAATAAGCCGGAGATCCCTCCCCACCGCGACAATAATGCGCAGTGGGATGACGACGACTGGCCGGACAAAGACAAGAAAAAGTAA
- a CDS encoding M15 family metallopeptidase, whose protein sequence is MTANTLTPQMLTGRSTAHLVVLTGNHRLQPAAVDAFRAMQQAAKVAGLDLQPASTFRDFDRQLAIWNGKFRGERPVLDKDSQPIDISRFDAAARCEAILHWSALPGASRHHWGSDLDIYDPSLLPMGEKLQLEPWEYQAEGYFYPLTQWLDAHMTEFGFYRPFSKDTGGVAAEPWHLSYHPLAATAQHLLTPAILLEAWQAQDVAGSEWLVSHLPMIFSRFITIPNGFQDTIA, encoded by the coding sequence ATGACAGCTAATACATTGACACCACAGATGCTTACCGGGCGCTCAACGGCGCATTTAGTGGTGTTAACCGGTAACCACCGCTTGCAGCCAGCGGCTGTTGATGCCTTTCGGGCCATGCAACAGGCGGCTAAAGTGGCGGGTTTGGATTTACAGCCAGCCAGCACTTTTCGCGATTTTGACCGCCAATTGGCTATCTGGAATGGTAAATTTCGCGGCGAGCGGCCAGTATTAGATAAAGACAGCCAGCCGATAGACATTTCTCGGTTTGATGCCGCCGCCCGTTGCGAAGCTATTTTGCACTGGTCTGCTCTCCCGGGGGCCAGCCGCCACCATTGGGGCAGTGATTTAGATATTTACGATCCATCACTGTTACCCATGGGGGAAAAACTGCAACTGGAGCCGTGGGAGTATCAAGCGGAGGGTTATTTTTATCCGCTAACTCAATGGCTTGATGCGCACATGACTGAATTTGGTTTTTACCGGCCCTTTAGCAAAGACACCGGCGGTGTTGCCGCAGAGCCTTGGCACCTGAGTTACCACCCTCTGGCGGCAACGGCGCAGCATTTACTGACACCAGCAATCCTACTGGAAGCTTGGCAAGCACAGGATGTAGCGGGTAGTGAGTGGCTTGTCAGCCATTTACCCATGATTTTTTCACGATTTATAACTATACCCAATGGGTTTCAAGACACAATTGCTTGA
- a CDS encoding ArsC family reductase, with protein MSDNPAAPLLRLYGIKNCDTIKKARRWLEEQGITYQFHDYRVDGLSDEQLQGFIDKLGWEPLLNTRGTTWRKLPQTQRDTITDAQSAKLLMLEQPAIIKRPLLEAANGEMLLGFKIESYQLFIQQHLAQQNMTHNQNAIEVQ; from the coding sequence ATGTCAGATAACCCAGCAGCCCCATTATTGCGACTTTATGGCATTAAAAATTGTGACACCATAAAAAAGGCCCGTCGCTGGCTGGAAGAGCAAGGTATTACCTATCAGTTTCACGATTATCGCGTGGATGGATTGAGTGACGAGCAGTTGCAAGGTTTTATCGATAAACTGGGTTGGGAGCCGTTGCTGAACACCCGTGGTACCACCTGGCGCAAACTGCCGCAGACCCAGCGCGATACCATCACTGATGCGCAATCGGCCAAATTACTGATGCTGGAGCAGCCCGCTATCATCAAACGCCCGCTGCTGGAAGCCGCCAATGGCGAGATGCTATTGGGCTTCAAAATAGAAAGTTACCAACTATTTATTCAGCAACATCTGGCGCAACAAAACATGACCCATAACCAAAACGCTATTGAGGTGCAATAA
- the ypfH gene encoding esterase — protein MSKKYIVVQQPAQPEQLILLFHGVGDSAAGMAPVGSHFAQVFPQALVVSIDGPFASGMGSGRQWFSVQGITEQGRQGRIDEVMPEFIATVRHWQQQSGLGARQTALVGFSQGTIMSLEGVKVQPQLAGQVIGFSGRFATLPQQPITDVAVHLIHGEQDGVIPVGQATAAARCLTALGASVTLDLDANTGHGINQPMLARAIAHLRQDFAGN, from the coding sequence ATGAGTAAAAAATACATTGTGGTGCAACAACCGGCACAACCCGAACAATTAATTTTGTTATTTCATGGTGTTGGCGACAGTGCTGCCGGGATGGCACCGGTCGGTAGCCATTTTGCTCAAGTTTTTCCTCAGGCGCTGGTGGTCAGTATTGATGGGCCGTTTGCCAGCGGAATGGGCAGTGGGCGGCAGTGGTTTTCCGTACAGGGGATAACCGAGCAGGGGCGGCAAGGGCGTATTGATGAAGTGATGCCCGAATTTATTGCCACTGTGCGCCATTGGCAGCAACAAAGTGGGCTTGGCGCACGGCAAACTGCATTGGTGGGGTTCTCGCAGGGCACCATAATGTCATTGGAAGGGGTGAAAGTTCAGCCACAATTAGCCGGGCAGGTCATCGGGTTCAGTGGGCGTTTTGCCACTTTGCCGCAGCAACCTATCACTGACGTGGCCGTCCATCTGATTCATGGCGAACAGGATGGTGTTATTCCGGTTGGACAGGCCACCGCCGCAGCGCGGTGCTTAACGGCATTGGGGGCTTCTGTGACATTGGATCTGGATGCCAATACTGGGCATGGCATTAATCAGCCGATGCTGGCGCGGGCTATTGCCCATTTGCGCCAGGATTTTGCGGGGAATTAA
- a CDS encoding tRNA(Met) cytidine acetyltransferase TmcA has translation MTNGIIASQALMAQQGHRRLLVLSGSADWARQQAINLSEQLPGDWWWIGESLPPNINGIRPTAAKTLLGQEGLHGVFDASNGLNTEALAVLAGTLRAGSWLVMLVPEWGSWPLLPDADSLRWSEQNAPITTPNFIRHLQRQLLASPDVVLWQQGLLPPELQFDIRPHWQQPDGTPTAEQQNILQRLMQAKQGVWVLTAARGRGKSTLAGMLVAQWPGKCWVTGPGKAATQVLSQRAGERARFWAPDALLDFCQRHDVSDVDWLLIDEAAAIPTALLSALLAYFPRALLTTTVQGYEGTGRGFLLKFCATLSDWHHLTLTNPIRWASHDPLEQIIDDIMLFNDDRLNDDWVNDILSPTASAIAQIEISTCEQPDWLNNPELLRRFYGLLSSAHYRTTPLDLRRLMDAPGMHFSAAKMANSVIGALWLVDEGGLDSRLALEIWAGRRRPKGSLVAQSLAAHSGQWQTPTLLSRRISRVAVAPSWRKQGIARQMIVAEQARAQREGLDFLSVSFGYTAELACFWCACGFQLVRMGSHKEASSGCYAAMAMLPLSPAGEMLCETARQQLVRDWYWLQQWIGLETPVSLLPPEQPDITLNDDDWRELAGFAFAFRPLEASLPALQRLLLQNKLLQTELPLPALRQYLQQGHTAAEIVHQLGLSGRKALVTKWRQEAAEGMAAIDVDKTHIPAPL, from the coding sequence GTGACCAACGGCATTATCGCCAGCCAAGCGCTGATGGCGCAGCAGGGACATCGGCGTTTACTGGTGCTCAGTGGCAGTGCTGATTGGGCGCGGCAGCAGGCGATAAATCTGTCCGAGCAATTGCCCGGAGATTGGTGGTGGATTGGGGAATCTTTGCCGCCAAATATTAATGGAATCCGGCCTACTGCGGCCAAAACCTTGTTGGGGCAGGAGGGGCTACACGGTGTGTTTGATGCCAGCAATGGCCTGAATACAGAAGCGCTGGCGGTGTTGGCGGGGACATTGCGGGCTGGCAGTTGGTTGGTGATGTTGGTGCCAGAGTGGGGCAGTTGGCCACTTTTACCCGATGCCGACAGTTTGCGTTGGAGTGAGCAGAATGCCCCAATCACGACGCCAAATTTTATCCGCCATCTACAGCGCCAACTTCTGGCCTCTCCCGATGTCGTTTTGTGGCAGCAGGGGCTGTTGCCGCCAGAACTGCAGTTTGATATTCGCCCACATTGGCAGCAACCCGACGGCACGCCCACCGCAGAACAGCAAAATATTCTTCAGCGCTTGATGCAGGCCAAACAAGGTGTTTGGGTGCTGACGGCGGCTCGTGGGCGCGGTAAGTCGACACTGGCGGGTATGTTGGTGGCGCAGTGGCCGGGCAAATGCTGGGTCACCGGGCCGGGCAAGGCAGCAACTCAAGTATTAAGCCAGCGAGCCGGAGAGCGCGCGCGTTTTTGGGCACCAGATGCGCTGCTAGATTTCTGTCAACGCCATGATGTCAGTGATGTTGACTGGCTATTGATTGATGAGGCCGCCGCCATCCCAACCGCGCTACTGTCGGCGCTTTTGGCCTACTTCCCACGAGCATTGTTAACCACCACGGTGCAAGGCTATGAAGGCACCGGGCGCGGATTTTTATTAAAGTTTTGCGCGACCTTGAGTGATTGGCATCATTTAACATTGACCAACCCGATCCGCTGGGCCAGCCATGACCCACTGGAACAGATTATCGACGACATCATGTTATTTAATGATGACCGGCTTAATGATGATTGGGTGAATGATATATTGTCGCCGACAGCATCCGCCATTGCACAGATCGAAATCTCCACTTGTGAACAGCCTGATTGGCTGAATAATCCCGAATTATTGCGCCGCTTTTACGGCTTGCTTTCCAGTGCCCATTACCGCACCACTCCGCTGGATTTACGGCGTTTGATGGATGCACCGGGCATGCATTTTTCTGCCGCCAAGATGGCGAATTCAGTGATAGGCGCTTTGTGGCTGGTGGATGAGGGCGGGCTGGATAGCCGATTAGCGCTCGAGATTTGGGCGGGCAGGCGGCGGCCAAAGGGCAGTTTAGTGGCGCAATCGCTAGCCGCTCACAGCGGTCAATGGCAAACACCGACCTTATTATCCAGACGAATCAGTCGCGTTGCGGTAGCGCCATCCTGGCGAAAACAAGGGATTGCCCGGCAGATGATTGTTGCCGAACAAGCTCGTGCGCAACGGGAAGGGCTAGATTTTCTTTCGGTCAGTTTTGGCTATACCGCAGAATTAGCGTGTTTTTGGTGTGCCTGCGGTTTTCAACTGGTGCGCATGGGCAGTCACAAAGAGGCCAGTAGCGGCTGTTACGCGGCAATGGCCATGCTGCCCCTCAGTCCGGCAGGGGAAATGCTCTGTGAGACCGCGCGGCAGCAATTAGTGCGTGATTGGTATTGGTTGCAGCAATGGATTGGTCTGGAAACGCCAGTATCCTTACTGCCGCCAGAGCAACCTGATATCACCTTAAATGATGATGATTGGCGTGAGTTGGCCGGTTTTGCTTTTGCTTTCCGCCCGTTAGAGGCGAGTTTGCCCGCGTTACAGCGGTTACTATTACAAAATAAATTATTACAAACAGAATTACCGCTTCCCGCCTTGCGGCAATATTTGCAGCAGGGGCATACGGCAGCGGAAATTGTTCATCAATTGGGCCTTTCCGGGCGCAAAGCATTGGTGACTAAGTGGCGGCAGGAGGCCGCCGAGGGGATGGCGGCGATTGATGTTGATAAAACACACATTCCGGCCCCGCTTTGA